In Achromobacter pestifer, the DNA window CACGGCGAACAGCGCCTGACCATGCACGCCCCCTTGCCGGCAGCAGGCGTGCTCACCGGCAAGAGCCGCAACACCCATGTGATCGACAAAGGCGCGGACAAGGGCGCCATCGTCATCACCGAGCGCACCCTGCACGGCGAGGACGGCGCTTGCCTGGCCACCTTGCGGCAAAGCACCTTCTGCCGCGGCGACGGCGGCTTCGGCCAGGGCGACGACAGCCCCGCCGCCCTGCCCGCCACGCCCGGCGGCGAACCGGACCTGCGCTGCGAGATCCGCATTCCCGCCAACGCCGCGCTGCTGTACCGGCTGAACGCGGACCGCAATCCGCTGCACGCAGACCCCGAGGTGGCGCGCCAAGCCGGCTACCCCAAACCGATTCTGCACGGCCTCTGCTCCTACGGCGTGGTGGCGCACGCCATCGTGAAAAGCTGCTGCGGCTATGACGCCTCGCGCCTCGTCAGCCTGAACACGCGCTTCTCGGCGCCGGTGTATCCCGGCGAAACCCTGCAATGCGACATCTGGCGCCTGCCCGACGGCCAGATCCGCTTTCAGGCCCGCGCGCTGGAACGCAACGTGGTCGTCTTGAGCAACGGCACCGCGGAGCTGAAACCATGACGCGTCCTGCCGCTCTGACAGGCATCCGGGTGCTGGACCTGTCGCGCATCCTGGCCGGCCCCTGGTGCACGCAAAACCTGGCCGACCTGGGCGCCGACGTCATCAAGATCGAGCGCCCCCGCGTGGGCGACGACACCCGTGCCTGGGGCCCGCCATTCCTCAAGGACGGCGACGGCCAGGACACCGAGGAGTCCGCCTACTACCTCAGCGCCAACCGCAACAAGCGCTCGGTCGAAGCCGACATGGCCACGCCCGCAGGCGCCACGCTGATCCGCGAACTGGCGGCCGCAAGCGACATCCTGGTCGAGAACTTCAAGGTCGGCGGTCTCGCCAAATACGGCCTGGACTACGACAGCCTGAAGCAGATCAACCCGCGCCTGATCTATTGCTCGATCACCGGCTTCGGCCAGGACGGCCCCTACGCGCAACACCCCGGCTACGACTTCATGATCCAGGGCATGGGCGGCTTGATGAGCATTACCGGCGAACGCGACGACCTGCCCGGCGGCGGACCGCAGAAGGCCGGCGTGGCGGTGACGGACATCGTCACCGGCATGTACGCCACCGTGGCGGTGCTGGCGGCCTTGCAGGAACGCCACAACAGCGGCCTGGGCCAGCACCTGGACATCGCCCTGCTGGACAGCCACGTCGCCATGCTGGCCAATCAGAACTCCAACTACTTCAATTCCGGCGTCGCGCCCCAGCGCGCCGGCAACGCGCACCAGAACGTCGTGCCCTACCAGGTGTTCGCCGCCAGCGACGGCCATCTGATCGTCGCCACGGGCAACGAATCGCAGTACCGCGCGTACTGCCGCGCCATCGGCGCACCCGAACTGGGCGACGATCCGCGCTTCGCCACCAACCGTGTGCGCCTGGCCAACCGCGAGCTGCTGATCGGCCTGCTGACGGAGATCATGCGCCAGGGAAAACGCGACGACTGGATCGCCAAGCTGGAGGCCGTGGGCGTGCCCTGCGGCCCCATCAACGATATCGCGCAGGCCCAGGCGCATCCGCAAGCGCAGGCGCGGCAGCTACGCCGCGATCTGCCGCATCCGGCTGGCGGGATAGCTGCGGTGACGGCCAGCCCGTTGCGGTTGTCGGCCTCGCCGGTCGAGTACCGACGCGCGCCGCCCTTGCTTGGGGAACACACGGAAGAAGTGCTGCGCGAAGTGCTAGGCAAGACAGCGCAGGAGATCGCGGCGTTCCGCACGGAGCTAGGGCAGGAGAGCAACTAAGCCGCAGGCGGTCGAAAGCACCATCACACTCAAATAAATTACGTATGTCATTCCCGGCCGCCCGCGCGGCCGGGAATGACGGGCAACAAAAACATCGTCCCCGACCACAGCTCCAGCAGCGCATCAGGCCAAGACATTCGTAGCCCGTCGGCGCGGGCGCCTGGGTGGCGAGCAACCTCGATGCGCCCGAGGGAATCTGAAGGAGCCGCCGAAGGCGGGGACGAAGATGACGAAGGGGCAGTCCGGAGCGAACGCTCCGGACCGCAATCGTGGGCGCTCGCCACCCAGGCGCCCGCGCCGACGGGCGGCCTACGAAGCGCAGCCAAACGCCCACTGGAACAAAAAAAAACGGCCACCAGTCCCCCGGCAGCCGTTTTCCTCATGACCAATCAGATCAAGCCACAGCGACCGGAATCTTTCCGATCTTGGCCTGCCATTCCTTGGGCCCCGTGGTGTGGACCGAGGTGCCCTGGGCGTCGACCGCCACGGTCACCGGCATGTCCTTCACATCGAACTCATAGATGGCTTCCATGCCCAGATCGGCAAAGCCCAGCACCTTGGCGCCGCGGATAGCCTTGGACACCAGGTAGGCCGCGCCGCCGACAGCCATCAGGTAGGCCGAGCCGTGCTTCTTGATGGACTCGATCGCGACCGGGCCGCGCTCGGACTTGCCGATCATGGAGATCAGGCCCGTCTGCTCCAGCATCATGTCCGTGAACTTATCCATGCGCGTGGCGGTCGTGGGACCCGCCGGGCCGACCACTTCGTCGCGCACCGGATCCACCGGACCCACGTAATAGATGACCCGGTTCTTGAAATCCACCGGCAGCGGCTCGCCCTTGGCCAGCATGTCCTGAATACGCTTGTGCGCCGCATCGCGGCCCGTCAACATCTTGCCCGACAGCAGCAAGGTCTGGCCCGGCTTCCAGCTGGCCACTTCTTCCTTGGTCAGCGTATTCAGGTCCACCTGCTTGGACTTGTTGTAGTCCGGCGCCCAGTGCACTTCCGGCCACTCCGACAGCGACGGCGGATCCAGGCGCGCGGGGCCCGAACCATCCAGCTCGAAGTGCGCGTGGCGCGTGGCCGCACAGTTCGGGATCATCGCCACCGGCTTGGAGGCCGCATGCGTCGGGAACGTGCTGATCTTGACGTCCAGCACCGTCGTCAGGCCGCCCAAGCCCTGCGCGCCGATGCCCAGCGCGTTGACCTTCTCATACAGCTCGATGCGCAGCTCTTCCAGCTTGTTCTGCGGGCCGCGGGCCAGCAGCTCGTACATGTCGATGTCTTCCATCAACGACTGCTTGGCCATCAGCATGGCCTTCTCGGCCGTGCCGCCGACGCCGATGCCCAGCATGCCCGGCGGGCACCAGCCGGCGCCCATCGTCGGAACCGTCTTGAGCACCCAGTCCACCAGCGAATCGCTCGGGTTCAGCATCGCGAACTTAGACTTGTTTTCCGAACCGCCGCCCTTCGAAGCCACTTGCACGTCGACCTTGTCGCCCGGGACAAGCTCGACGTGCAGGATACAGGGCGTGTTGTCACGCGTGTTCTTGCGCGCGAACAGCGGATCGTCCAGCACCGAGGCGCGCAGCGGATTGTCCGGATTCAGATAGCCGCGGCGCACGCCTTCGTCACAGAGTTCTTGCAGGGTGCGCTTGGTCTCGAAGCGCACGCCCATGCCTACCTTCAGGAACACGTTGACGATGCCGGTGTCCTGGCACAGCGGACGCTTGCCCTCGGCGCACATGCGCGAGTTGGTCAGGATCTGCGCCATCGCATCGCGCGCGGCGGGGCTTTCCTCGCGCTCGTAGGCGCGGGCCAGGTGGCGGATGTAGTCGACAGGATGGTAGTAGCTGATGAACTGGATGCCATCGGCTATCGACTGGATGAAGTCTTCTTCTTTAATGATGACGGACATGGCGATATGCGGGTGTAGATGGATAACGTGAAAACGCGGCCGGCATGACCGGCCGCGCGCGGATGCTTGAAGCTTATTTTATTTTCCTTGCCAGACCGGTTTGCGCTTCTCGGCGAAAGCGGTCGCGCCTTCCTTGGCGTCGGCCGACGAAAAAATGTGCGCAATCAGCGGACGCTGCTGGTCGAACATGCTGGCCTGGTCCCAGTCGCCCGATTGCGCAACCACGCTCTTGGCGGTCTGCACCGCCATCGGGCCGTTCTCGACAATGGCGCGGGCCAGTTCCAGCGCGCCGGCCAGGGCGGCGCCCGGCTCGGTGATGCGGTTGACCAGGCCGAACGAGTAGGCGCGCTCGGCCGTCAGCATCTCGCCGGTCAGGATCACTTCCATGGCGATGTGGTACGGCAGGCGGCGCGGCAGGCGCAGCATGCCGCCAGCGCCGGCCACCAGGCCGCGCTTGACTTCCGGCAGGCCGAACTTGGCATTGCTGGCGGCCACGATCAAGTCGGAAGCCAGCGCCATTTCGCAGCCGCCGGCCAGCGCATAGCCTTCCACCGCGGCGATCAGCGGCTTCTTGGGCGGCCGTTCGTTCAGGCCGGCGAAGCCGCGGCCTTCCACGTAGGGACGCTGCCCGGACTTGGCGAATGCCTTCAGGTCCATGCCCGACGAGAACGTGCCGCCGCCGCCCGTCAGGATGCCGATGCGGATATCGTCGCGGCTGTCCAGCTGGTCCAGCGCCGCGGCCATGGCCTGCGCGGTTTCCAGGTTGATGGCGTTCTTGGCCTCGGGACGGTTGATCGTGATGATCTGGATGCCGTCGGTGACTTCTACCTTGATCAGGTCTGACATGGGACTGCTCCTTCCGGGAATTCTCGGAATCGGGTTCCGGGTTTTATATAAGACTTGGTACGCAACCTGGAATCATACGATCATTGGTTTCCAGGCGCAGCGACAGGCCCACGAGGCGTCCACCAGCGGCACACTGTCCCCCTGCGCGCCTCCCTGAAGGCCTAGATGTAACCGTCCGCCCGGCATTCGGGAGCCGGACCGCCCCAGGCCAGTTAAAATGCTGGGTTTCCCACGCCCAGGGCAAGCCTTGCCCGGCGGCCGAATTCCAAGAATCCTATGCTCACCTTTCAGCAAATCATCCTTACGCTCCAGGAATACTGGGACAAGCAGGGTTGCGCCCTGCTGCAGCCCTACGACATGGAAGTCGGCGCCGGTACCTCGCATAC includes these proteins:
- a CDS encoding MaoC family dehydratase, which gives rise to MPLDYATVKHWRFDEVRQRYDEKDTMLYALGIGLGQDPEDAGQLRYVYEKGLQSFPTMSVVLGYPGFWVQDPRAGIDWVRVVHGEQRLTMHAPLPAAGVLTGKSRNTHVIDKGADKGAIVITERTLHGEDGACLATLRQSTFCRGDGGFGQGDDSPAALPATPGGEPDLRCEIRIPANAALLYRLNADRNPLHADPEVARQAGYPKPILHGLCSYGVVAHAIVKSCCGYDASRLVSLNTRFSAPVYPGETLQCDIWRLPDGQIRFQARALERNVVVLSNGTAELKP
- a CDS encoding CaiB/BaiF CoA transferase family protein, whose protein sequence is MTRPAALTGIRVLDLSRILAGPWCTQNLADLGADVIKIERPRVGDDTRAWGPPFLKDGDGQDTEESAYYLSANRNKRSVEADMATPAGATLIRELAAASDILVENFKVGGLAKYGLDYDSLKQINPRLIYCSITGFGQDGPYAQHPGYDFMIQGMGGLMSITGERDDLPGGGPQKAGVAVTDIVTGMYATVAVLAALQERHNSGLGQHLDIALLDSHVAMLANQNSNYFNSGVAPQRAGNAHQNVVPYQVFAASDGHLIVATGNESQYRAYCRAIGAPELGDDPRFATNRVRLANRELLIGLLTEIMRQGKRDDWIAKLEAVGVPCGPINDIAQAQAHPQAQARQLRRDLPHPAGGIAAVTASPLRLSASPVEYRRAPPLLGEHTEEVLREVLGKTAQEIAAFRTELGQESN
- a CDS encoding fumarate hydratase, with the translated sequence MSVIIKEEDFIQSIADGIQFISYYHPVDYIRHLARAYEREESPAARDAMAQILTNSRMCAEGKRPLCQDTGIVNVFLKVGMGVRFETKRTLQELCDEGVRRGYLNPDNPLRASVLDDPLFARKNTRDNTPCILHVELVPGDKVDVQVASKGGGSENKSKFAMLNPSDSLVDWVLKTVPTMGAGWCPPGMLGIGVGGTAEKAMLMAKQSLMEDIDMYELLARGPQNKLEELRIELYEKVNALGIGAQGLGGLTTVLDVKISTFPTHAASKPVAMIPNCAATRHAHFELDGSGPARLDPPSLSEWPEVHWAPDYNKSKQVDLNTLTKEEVASWKPGQTLLLSGKMLTGRDAAHKRIQDMLAKGEPLPVDFKNRVIYYVGPVDPVRDEVVGPAGPTTATRMDKFTDMMLEQTGLISMIGKSERGPVAIESIKKHGSAYLMAVGGAAYLVSKAIRGAKVLGFADLGMEAIYEFDVKDMPVTVAVDAQGTSVHTTGPKEWQAKIGKIPVAVA
- a CDS encoding crotonase/enoyl-CoA hydratase family protein, whose translation is MSDLIKVEVTDGIQIITINRPEAKNAINLETAQAMAAALDQLDSRDDIRIGILTGGGGTFSSGMDLKAFAKSGQRPYVEGRGFAGLNERPPKKPLIAAVEGYALAGGCEMALASDLIVAASNAKFGLPEVKRGLVAGAGGMLRLPRRLPYHIAMEVILTGEMLTAERAYSFGLVNRITEPGAALAGALELARAIVENGPMAVQTAKSVVAQSGDWDQASMFDQQRPLIAHIFSSADAKEGATAFAEKRKPVWQGK